The Streptomyces sp. JB150 genomic interval AGTGGCGCCGGCGGGTGTCGCGGTGGTGAGGACGCCGCCGGCGGTGAGCAGCGCCGGCACGCCGGTGACGTGGATACGGTTCATGCACCGCCAACGCGTACCCGCACGGGTGGGACACGGGGGCCGTTCCCGTCCGACGCCTCGGCCCGGGCAGGGAGAAGCCCCCGCACGCGGGTGCGTGCGGGGGCTGAGACGTGCCGGCCGTGAACGTGGTGAGGATCAGTACACGTTGACGCCGTAGGCGCTCAGGGCCTCGGTGACCGGCTGGAAGAAGGTCGTACCGCCGGTGGAGCAGTTGCCGCTGCCGCCGGAGGTGAGACCGTACGCGGTGCCGTTGCTGCCGTACAGCGGGCCGCCGGAGTCGCCGGGCTCGGCGCAGACGTTGGTCTGGATCAGACCGGAGACGATGTCGCCGCCGCCGTAGTTGACGGTCGCGTTCAGCGCGGTGACGCGGCCGCTGTGCGTGCCGGTGGTGGAGCCGTCCCGGATGACGGTGGTGCCCACGGACGGGGTCGCCGCGCGCGTGATGTCCACACCGTTCGCGGTGCCGGGCTTGCTCACCGACGTGTTGGTGTAGCGGACGATGCCGTAGTCGTTGCCCGGGAAGCTGGAGCCCGTGGTGGTGCCCAGGACGGTGGTGCGCCCGGAGTTGGAGTACCAGGTGCCCGCGCCGTCGGTGCAGTGACCGGCGGTCAGGAAGTACTGGGTGCCGTTGCTGGCCTGGACGTTGAAGCCGAGGGAGCAGCGCCAGCTGCTCGCGTAGATGGCGTCGCCGCCCTCGATCAGCTTGGTGAACTTGCCGGGGGTGCGCTTGATGGTGAGCGCGTCGGCGTGGGCACCGGCCTGCTTCTTGATCTTCGCGATCTCGGCCTGGGAGACCGTGCTGTCGACGGTCACGAGCACGCGGTTGTTCTTGCTGTCGACGGCCCAGGCGGTGCCCGGGACGTCGGCCTTGAGCACCGAGGCGCCGGCGCTCTTCAGCTCGGTGGCGCTGAACGTGGTGGACTCGGACGCGTTCGCGTTGGGGATCGCGATCGCGGCTGCGGCCACGAGTCCGGCGGAGACGGCGGTCAGCCGGGTCCGTCTCGAGATGCCGCTGCGCGGGGTGGTGCGCTTGATCCTCACTTTTCGTTCCTCCACAAAGGAAGTCGGGGGCCCGCGTGGGGTCGGGGCCCGTGAGGCGCAGCCGGGGGCACGAGCGTCCGGATTCCGGACACGCCGTGCCCCTGACAAGCGCTGGGTGGGAGTATTCGGCCGAACGGCCGGTAGGCG includes:
- a CDS encoding S1 family peptidase is translated as MRIKRTTPRSGISRRTRLTAVSAGLVAAAAIAIPNANASESTTFSATELKSAGASVLKADVPGTAWAVDSKNNRVLVTVDSTVSQAEIAKIKKQAGAHADALTIKRTPGKFTKLIEGGDAIYASSWRCSLGFNVQASNGTQYFLTAGHCTDGAGTWYSNSGRTTVLGTTTGSSFPGNDYGIVRYTNTSVSKPGTANGVDITRAATPSVGTTVIRDGSTTGTHSGRVTALNATVNYGGGDIVSGLIQTNVCAEPGDSGGPLYGSNGTAYGLTSGGSGNCSTGGTTFFQPVTEALSAYGVNVY